One window from the genome of Oscillospiraceae bacterium encodes:
- a CDS encoding cupin domain-containing protein, with product MFKSNRIRAKWNDDEYPDENPVRKIDYGPEPYVTNIEEDTVQNKYFRRALWTGEHLQLTLMSIPVNGEIGLEIHPDTDQFLRIEEGTGITVMGDKEDNLPFRKWVYPGYAVFIPAGTWHNLVNMGRTPIKLYSIYAPPQHPRGTVHRTKEEAEEAEKTAFEINKQNMDDEVSYPRFNMK from the coding sequence ATGTTTAAATCCAACAGGATCAGAGCAAAATGGAATGATGATGAATATCCGGATGAAAATCCTGTCAGAAAAATTGATTATGGTCCCGAGCCATATGTGACAAATATCGAGGAAGATACCGTACAGAACAAATATTTCAGGCGTGCGCTGTGGACGGGAGAGCATCTTCAGCTTACGCTAATGAGCATACCGGTAAACGGTGAAATAGGGCTGGAAATACATCCTGACACAGATCAATTTTTGCGGATAGAAGAAGGCACCGGCATAACAGTGATGGGCGATAAAGAAGACAATCTGCCGTTCAGAAAATGGGTATATCCCGGATATGCTGTTTTCATTCCGGCGGGAACCTGGCACAATCTTGTCAATATGGGCAGAACTCCAATTAAGCTATATTCAATTTACGCGCCTCCGCAGCATCCGAGAGGCACTGTGCATCGCACAAAGGAGGAAGCGGAAGAAGCCGAAAAAACAGCTTTCGAAATCAACAAACAAAATATGGATGATGAAGTATCATATCCGAGATTCAACATGAAATAA
- a CDS encoding zinc-ribbon domain containing protein produces MYQDKTLVCKDCGREFIFTAGEQAFYAEKGFQNEPQRCKVCRDSKKGAAKGQKEMFTTVCARCGKEAKVPFQPSNDRPVYCSDCFAALKESK; encoded by the coding sequence ATGTATCAGGACAAAACATTGGTATGCAAGGATTGCGGCAGAGAATTCATCTTTACCGCTGGCGAACAGGCATTCTATGCTGAAAAGGGATTCCAGAACGAGCCCCAGAGATGCAAAGTATGCCGTGACAGCAAAAAAGGCGCAGCAAAAGGTCAGAAGGAAATGTTCACAACCGTGTGCGCAAGATGCGGCAAGGAAGCGAAAGTTCCGTTCCAGCCCAGCAACGATCGCCCTGTTTATTGCAGCGATTGCTTTGCAGCGCTCAAAGAATCCAAGTAA
- a CDS encoding sigma-70 family RNA polymerase sigma factor: MNDRSVHDPHAAGEDGDILSLIYRARGSDQDAFRFISERYKAMLCGIVRGLIRPGVEFDDLYQEGLIALFKAVMLYNPDYSSFSTFSYLCMKRAVISAYRKSVRSGSAEIPDSSSPSDPDNDFSGDEQLYNTFVFPDNSVTPESLYLDKESTELLFKKIDGLLSRYENEVLRLFLTEKSYDEIASALGVSRKSVDNALSRIRSKLKMLFD; the protein is encoded by the coding sequence ATGAATGACAGATCAGTTCACGATCCACATGCGGCCGGAGAAGACGGAGATATTCTCTCCTTGATATACAGAGCTCGCGGATCGGATCAGGATGCTTTTCGTTTTATATCGGAAAGATATAAGGCAATGCTTTGCGGTATAGTCAGGGGGCTTATACGTCCCGGAGTCGAATTTGACGATCTCTATCAAGAGGGACTGATTGCTCTGTTTAAAGCCGTGATGCTGTATAATCCCGATTATTCCTCATTTTCTACTTTTTCTTATTTATGTATGAAACGCGCGGTTATTTCCGCATACCGAAAAAGTGTCCGCAGCGGCTCAGCTGAAATTCCAGATTCCTCTTCCCCTTCGGATCCGGATAACGATTTCTCCGGAGACGAGCAATTATATAATACCTTTGTTTTTCCCGATAACTCGGTGACCCCGGAGAGCCTTTATTTGGACAAAGAGAGCACAGAGCTCCTGTTCAAAAAAATCGACGGGCTGCTATCCCGATACGAAAACGAGGTTTTGCGGCTCTTTCTGACTGAAAAGAGCTATGACGAGATCGCCTCGGCTTTGGGCGTTTCCCGTAAAAGTGTTGACAACGCACTTTCACGCATCCGCAGTAAGCTTAAGATGTTATTTGATTAG
- the htpG gene encoding molecular chaperone HtpG, with amino-acid sequence MSEQNKEKAFEKGGISVQTEHIFPIIKRWLYSDKEIFLREIVSNACDAVTKHKRLVSLNEAPGDEAEYRITVTLDKDLSTITVSDNGIGMTADEIKRYINQIALSGALDFIEKYESKSDSDGSSGIIGHFGLGFYSAFMVSEYVEINTKSFQDGPASYWKCSDTGEFEMGEGEKTVRGTEVVMHISDDEKEFLDKARLNGILNKYCAFMSVPIYFIDKSSEEKKANADKEKKDGEENESEKPINDTSPLWLRPASECTDEMYRDFYKKVFDDWREPLFYIHINADFPLNFKGILYFPKLAHEYENLEGQVKLYYNQVFVADNIKEVIPEYMMLLKGVLDCPELPLNVSRSYLQNSGYVSKVSAHITKKISDKLNSLFNTQRADYEKFWDDIKPFVEYGCMRDGKFYDKTKDAVIFKTADDEYVTLAEYSAHLSEKAGITEKIVYYATNKLQQINYIRMYKEQNIDVLLLDALIDTQFISFLEGKLSPLKFVRIDSDVDSALRNTSEADQKDETNKPANEEALKKLFTSAAGEGVEIVFESLKSGAYPALVTLSESERRFADMMKLYSRGENIPGNASKQGEKLVINKTNALIKRLSDMISDQSKSEKAAKIAKQIYMLAVIAQRPLDADELQNFVGDSIEYLSDSAD; translated from the coding sequence ATGTCAGAGCAAAATAAAGAAAAAGCTTTTGAAAAGGGCGGGATCTCTGTCCAGACAGAGCACATTTTTCCGATTATAAAACGTTGGCTTTATTCAGACAAAGAAATATTCCTGCGCGAAATCGTCTCCAACGCCTGCGACGCCGTAACAAAGCATAAAAGGCTCGTGTCACTGAACGAAGCGCCCGGTGATGAAGCGGAATACCGCATCACGGTCACTCTCGACAAGGATCTTTCAACCATAACCGTCTCAGACAACGGAATTGGCATGACCGCCGATGAAATCAAACGGTATATCAATCAGATAGCGCTTTCGGGCGCGCTTGACTTTATTGAAAAATACGAGAGTAAATCCGATTCCGACGGATCGTCGGGAATAATAGGACACTTCGGCCTCGGCTTCTATTCCGCATTCATGGTTTCCGAATATGTCGAGATCAATACAAAATCCTTTCAGGATGGGCCCGCGTCATATTGGAAATGCAGCGACACGGGAGAATTTGAAATGGGTGAAGGCGAAAAGACCGTCAGAGGAACCGAAGTCGTTATGCACATATCGGACGACGAAAAAGAATTTCTCGATAAAGCCCGTCTGAACGGGATACTGAATAAATACTGCGCCTTTATGTCCGTACCCATTTATTTCATCGACAAAAGCTCCGAAGAGAAAAAAGCAAATGCTGATAAAGAGAAAAAGGACGGAGAGGAAAATGAATCCGAAAAGCCGATAAACGACACCTCGCCTCTATGGCTGCGTCCGGCGTCCGAATGCACCGACGAAATGTACCGTGATTTTTATAAAAAAGTATTTGACGACTGGCGCGAGCCGCTGTTCTATATTCACATAAACGCCGATTTTCCTCTCAATTTCAAAGGGATACTGTATTTCCCGAAGCTCGCTCACGAATATGAAAACCTGGAGGGTCAGGTAAAACTTTATTACAACCAGGTTTTCGTCGCGGATAATATAAAAGAAGTGATTCCGGAATATATGATGCTTTTAAAGGGTGTCCTCGACTGTCCGGAGCTTCCGCTCAACGTGTCGCGCAGCTATCTTCAGAACAGCGGATATGTTTCCAAGGTATCGGCGCATATCACTAAAAAAATCTCCGATAAGCTCAATTCACTGTTTAACACGCAGAGAGCCGATTATGAAAAATTCTGGGACGACATAAAGCCGTTTGTCGAATACGGCTGTATGCGCGACGGAAAATTTTATGACAAGACAAAAGACGCTGTCATTTTCAAGACCGCGGACGATGAATATGTCACGCTCGCCGAATATTCCGCGCATCTATCTGAAAAAGCCGGTATAACGGAAAAGATCGTTTATTACGCCACGAACAAGCTTCAGCAGATAAACTATATCCGCATGTACAAGGAACAGAACATTGATGTGCTTCTGCTTGACGCGCTTATTGACACTCAGTTTATCAGCTTTCTCGAAGGAAAGCTTTCTCCGCTTAAGTTCGTGCGCATAGACAGCGACGTTGACAGCGCGCTTCGCAATACCTCAGAAGCCGATCAGAAGGACGAAACGAACAAGCCCGCGAATGAAGAAGCGCTTAAAAAGCTGTTTACCTCCGCCGCAGGCGAAGGAGTAGAAATAGTATTCGAATCTCTGAAAAGCGGAGCGTATCCCGCCCTCGTTACACTTTCTGAAAGCGAGCGGAGGTTCGCTGATATGATGAAGCTGTATTCACGCGGTGAGAATATACCCGGAAATGCCTCAAAGCAGGGCGAAAAGCTTGTTATAAACAAAACCAACGCCTTAATTAAGAGACTATCGGATATGATCTCCGACCAATCCAAGTCCGAAAAAGCAGCAAAGATCGCAAAACAAATTTATATGCTCGCGGTCATTGCGCAAAGGCCGCTCGACGCAGACGAGCTTCAGAATTTCGTCGGAGATTCAATAGAATATCTGAGTGATTCGGCAGATTAA
- a CDS encoding sugar phosphate isomerase/epimerase family protein, translated as MKKGINIWSFPSGMTLSEKIVMAKKAGFEGIELSLDEEGELSLKSGEKELGAIKKLASDTGISLPSLASGLYWGNPITSSDPAIRKRSAEITKRQLEAASILGCRTILVLPGVVNADFIPGCEIVEYDVAYERALNGFRTLSETAKEYGVYLCLENVWNKFLLSPIEMKTFIDEIGSEYVCSYLDVGNTIAFGYPEHWIKILGTRIKSVHFKDYRSSVGTLGGFVDLLAGDVNYPAVVNELNRTGYDGWVFGEMIPAYNHYSDQIIYNTSASMDRILSGK; from the coding sequence ATGAAAAAGGGGATCAATATATGGTCGTTTCCCAGCGGCATGACTCTTTCTGAAAAAATTGTCATGGCAAAAAAAGCCGGGTTTGAAGGGATTGAGCTTTCGCTTGATGAGGAAGGAGAGCTTTCGCTTAAATCCGGCGAAAAGGAGCTTGGCGCGATAAAGAAGCTAGCATCCGATACGGGAATTTCTCTTCCGTCGCTCGCGTCCGGGCTTTACTGGGGAAATCCGATCACGTCATCCGACCCCGCGATAAGAAAACGTTCCGCGGAAATAACAAAGCGTCAGCTCGAGGCAGCTTCTATTCTCGGCTGCCGCACGATTCTTGTCCTTCCGGGCGTTGTCAACGCTGATTTTATACCTGGATGCGAGATCGTTGAATACGATGTGGCTTATGAAAGAGCTTTAAACGGGTTCAGGACGCTTTCTGAAACCGCAAAAGAATACGGTGTGTATCTATGCCTTGAAAACGTATGGAACAAATTCCTGCTTTCACCGATTGAAATGAAAACTTTCATAGACGAAATCGGAAGCGAATATGTTTGCAGCTATTTGGATGTCGGTAATACGATCGCTTTCGGATATCCCGAGCATTGGATTAAAATACTCGGCACCAGGATCAAGTCTGTTCACTTCAAAGATTACCGCAGCTCTGTCGGTACACTTGGCGGCTTTGTCGATTTACTTGCCGGCGATGTGAATTATCCGGCTGTAGTGAACGAATTGAACCGTACAGGTTATGACGGATGGGTATTCGGTGAAATGATCCCCGCATACAATCACTATTCCGATCAGATAATTTACAATACCTCCGCGTCTATGGACAGAATATTGAGCGGAAAATGA
- a CDS encoding methyltransferase domain-containing protein gives MSALICPVCSCPLAFRENSSYSRAYVCEKGHSFDISSKGYVNFMTGAGASGSGDNDEMARSRHEFLEGGAYARLADFMAAELCGFRNGLSDSVFAFSFSFADAGCGDGYYTGRMVEALSKIGETDAYGFDLSKRAVMLAAKRQGALFAVAGVFKMPIASDSLNAVTSIFAPVADAEAHRTLKPGGRLYVVSPGERHLYELKRIIYDEPYENILKAPEREGFERIEEKRLSFPAHLNSNSEIKALFNMTPYAYKTSERDVGKLENVNELDVTAEFIINIYEKKPCRKLHY, from the coding sequence ATGAGCGCCTTGATTTGCCCCGTGTGTTCCTGCCCGTTGGCATTCCGTGAAAACAGCTCATATTCCCGCGCGTATGTGTGCGAAAAGGGTCACAGCTTTGATATATCTTCAAAGGGATATGTCAATTTTATGACCGGTGCCGGCGCGTCCGGATCGGGCGACAACGATGAGATGGCGAGGTCGCGCCATGAATTCCTTGAGGGCGGAGCATATGCGCGGCTTGCGGATTTTATGGCCGCGGAGCTTTGTGGCTTCAGAAACGGCTTATCTGATTCTGTTTTTGCTTTTTCCTTTTCCTTTGCCGATGCCGGGTGCGGAGACGGGTATTATACAGGACGCATGGTCGAGGCTCTGTCGAAAATCGGCGAAACCGATGCATATGGCTTTGATTTGTCAAAACGCGCCGTCATGCTCGCGGCGAAACGACAGGGAGCGTTATTCGCTGTTGCAGGAGTTTTTAAAATGCCGATTGCTTCGGACTCCCTGAACGCGGTGACAAGCATATTCGCTCCGGTCGCCGACGCGGAAGCGCACAGGACGCTGAAACCCGGCGGGAGGCTTTACGTAGTGTCACCCGGAGAACGCCATTTGTACGAGCTGAAACGTATTATATATGACGAGCCGTATGAAAATATTCTCAAAGCTCCCGAAAGAGAGGGATTTGAGCGGATTGAAGAAAAGCGTCTGTCATTTCCGGCGCATCTCAACAGCAACTCGGAAATAAAAGCGCTTTTCAATATGACGCCATATGCATATAAGACCTCAGAGCGCGATGTCGGCAAGCTTGAAAACGTAAACGAACTCGATGTGACCGCGGAATTTATTATTAACATATATGAAAAGAAGCCATGCAGGAAGCTTCATTATTAA
- a CDS encoding MoxR family ATPase: protein MTQTATKTRTALSLEECYDISDRILSGVSGVFLGKRDKITNVLCALYAGGHILIEDVPGVGKTTLATALAKTTGLKCNRAQFTPDVTASDITGFNMYNRKTDEFVYREGLAMCNILLADEINRTSPKTQSSLLEAMEERKVTVDGITYELPKPFIVIATQNPSGYVGTYPLPEAQIDRFLMRISLGYPDAESEKRMIMDRKSENPLDLLGPAAESGGEAVRTIQNYCSGVYIDDRIYSYIVELVAKTRSHRSLELGASPRASVALMKASQAAAFIDKRDYVLPEDVKRVFAVTTAHRFVFKQEARFGKLTAEAVAAEVLESTETPFMGSRRR from the coding sequence ATGACTCAAACAGCAACAAAAACACGGACAGCTTTATCGCTTGAAGAATGCTATGATATTTCCGACAGGATTCTGTCGGGGGTATCCGGCGTTTTTTTAGGAAAACGCGATAAGATAACAAATGTGCTTTGCGCGCTGTATGCGGGCGGGCATATATTGATCGAGGATGTGCCGGGCGTCGGAAAAACGACGTTGGCGACAGCTCTCGCGAAGACGACAGGGCTTAAATGCAACCGGGCGCAATTCACCCCGGACGTAACTGCCTCGGACATAACCGGCTTCAACATGTATAACCGGAAAACCGATGAGTTTGTGTACCGTGAAGGGCTTGCCATGTGTAATATTCTGCTTGCCGATGAGATAAACAGAACCTCTCCGAAAACACAATCGAGCCTTCTTGAGGCCATGGAGGAGAGAAAGGTGACGGTGGACGGGATCACATACGAGCTTCCGAAGCCGTTTATCGTTATCGCTACGCAAAACCCATCCGGTTATGTGGGGACATATCCGCTGCCGGAGGCGCAGATAGACAGATTTCTCATGAGAATTTCACTCGGATATCCCGATGCGGAATCCGAAAAAAGAATGATTATGGACAGAAAGTCCGAAAATCCGCTGGATCTGCTTGGGCCGGCTGCCGAAAGCGGCGGAGAAGCTGTCAGGACGATTCAGAATTACTGTTCGGGCGTATACATTGATGACCGTATTTATTCATATATAGTCGAACTCGTCGCAAAAACGCGTTCTCACCGCAGCCTTGAGCTCGGAGCGAGCCCAAGAGCGTCGGTGGCGCTTATGAAAGCTTCTCAGGCAGCCGCGTTTATAGATAAACGCGATTATGTCCTTCCCGAGGATGTAAAACGGGTGTTTGCGGTGACGACGGCTCACAGATTCGTTTTTAAACAGGAGGCGCGATTCGGAAAGCTCACCGCCGAAGCGGTCGCGGCCGAGGTGTTGGAATCAACGGAGACCCCGTTCATGGGTTCGCGGAGACGGTAA
- a CDS encoding DUF58 domain-containing protein translates to MKRNLRRSRITYLCIIIFAVIFTQALRTPLSTVLFWLVLTLPALTLIYAVLTLMAVRYSVTCQSPRIERGGVTTVSCIIENASVFPVFYLEANLVYPDEAAININRSTRELTLFPMSRAAIQTDITFGYRGKFKIGFESIVVYDLLRLFSLRLKTGRFVVIEVSPRSEAIELFDNGFQAAAGEASGSHLSHIEKTDIFGIREYLPGDSLKSIHWKLSSKTISGEFNPLVKIYANDDTRRRYVLCDLEERAGALPAEARAETDAAVEVTLACVLSGVRNGEGCTVLWYDHGQEDIHAEEITCAQDYNKLFRAISFVESYQAGCCPGLSHMMAACTGTPESMELYLITAQLSPELFKAVSVSVNVRTAVFPVFLSFNNKSFESEKALLRTIGIGADIVNRKMPIKNND, encoded by the coding sequence ATGAAACGTAATCTGCGTCGTTCGCGAATTACTTATCTGTGCATAATCATATTTGCCGTGATCTTCACGCAAGCGCTGCGCACTCCGCTGTCGACAGTGCTTTTTTGGCTTGTACTGACGCTTCCTGCTTTGACTTTGATTTACGCAGTGTTGACGCTTATGGCCGTGAGATACTCCGTCACCTGCCAAAGCCCCAGGATTGAAAGAGGAGGCGTAACGACGGTCTCATGCATAATAGAAAACGCGTCGGTATTTCCGGTGTTTTATCTTGAAGCGAACCTCGTGTATCCTGACGAAGCGGCGATAAATATTAACAGATCCACGCGTGAGCTGACTCTGTTTCCGATGAGCAGGGCCGCGATTCAAACGGATATAACCTTCGGATACAGGGGTAAATTCAAGATCGGCTTTGAATCTATCGTTGTTTACGATCTGCTGAGACTTTTTTCTCTGAGACTCAAAACAGGGCGTTTTGTTGTGATTGAGGTGTCTCCCCGCAGCGAAGCAATTGAGCTGTTTGACAACGGCTTTCAGGCCGCGGCCGGCGAAGCGTCCGGCTCGCATCTTTCGCATATAGAAAAGACCGACATATTCGGAATAAGAGAATATTTACCCGGCGACAGTCTTAAAAGTATACACTGGAAGCTGTCATCGAAAACTATATCCGGAGAATTCAATCCTCTTGTTAAAATTTATGCCAATGATGATACACGCCGCAGATATGTGCTGTGCGATCTTGAGGAGAGAGCCGGCGCGCTGCCGGCGGAAGCAAGGGCAGAAACCGATGCCGCCGTGGAGGTGACGCTGGCATGTGTTTTGTCGGGAGTACGAAACGGCGAGGGATGCACAGTCTTGTGGTATGATCACGGACAAGAGGATATTCACGCAGAGGAAATCACATGCGCACAGGATTATAACAAGCTTTTCAGGGCTATCTCATTTGTTGAAAGCTATCAGGCCGGTTGCTGTCCGGGGCTTTCGCATATGATGGCGGCCTGTACCGGAACGCCTGAATCAATGGAGCTTTATCTGATTACGGCGCAGCTGTCACCCGAGTTATTCAAAGCTGTTTCGGTATCGGTAAATGTAAGAACGGCAGTGTTTCCGGTATTTTTATCATTTAATAATAAAAGCTTTGAAAGTGAAAAGGCATTATTGCGGACGATTGGCATCGGCGCCGATATCGTAAACCGCAAAATGCCGATAAAAAACAATGATTGA
- a CDS encoding class I SAM-dependent RNA methyltransferase produces the protein MIELVATCLFGLEGLLGEEIDALGYERISTIDGRVTFRGDISAISRCNIFLRYAERVLILVGSFPAESFDALFEGTKALGWTDWIGRDDAFPVTGHSIKSRLTSIPDCQKIVKKAIVESMKPEYGISVFPEEGIRYRVEFFILNDTANLMIDTSGAPLHKRGYRPDSSVAPIRETLAAAMAKLARPREEVLFWDPMCGSGTIPIEAALIMTNTAPGMFRDFAAEEFYDIPDSAWKNAREEARSAVIQTGFEAYASDISPECVKLTEENIRRAGMQKNIKAFCQDALKIETGGRRGTIVCNPPYGERLMSVSEAEKLYSDMGHAFSASALGSWQIYVITSCEDFERLFGRRADKKRRLYNGMIKCTYYQFFRSPASKMAPGALK, from the coding sequence ATGATTGAACTTGTTGCCACATGCCTTTTCGGGCTGGAAGGCCTTTTGGGAGAAGAAATAGACGCGCTCGGATACGAGCGGATATCGACGATTGACGGCAGAGTCACCTTCAGAGGCGACATATCGGCCATTTCAAGATGCAATATATTTTTAAGATACGCTGAGAGGGTGCTGATACTAGTCGGAAGCTTTCCCGCGGAAAGCTTTGACGCTTTATTCGAGGGTACAAAAGCACTGGGATGGACGGACTGGATCGGACGCGACGACGCGTTCCCCGTTACCGGTCATTCAATTAAGAGCCGTCTGACGAGCATACCAGACTGCCAGAAAATCGTAAAAAAGGCTATCGTGGAAAGCATGAAGCCGGAATACGGCATATCCGTGTTTCCCGAGGAAGGGATCAGATATCGCGTAGAGTTTTTCATACTTAACGATACGGCCAATCTGATGATCGATACTTCGGGCGCTCCGCTTCATAAACGCGGATACCGGCCTGATTCCTCGGTGGCTCCGATAAGAGAGACTCTGGCCGCCGCGATGGCAAAGCTTGCGCGTCCGCGCGAGGAAGTGCTTTTCTGGGATCCGATGTGCGGCAGCGGCACTATTCCGATAGAGGCAGCGCTTATCATGACCAATACGGCGCCGGGAATGTTCAGGGACTTCGCCGCGGAGGAATTTTACGACATACCCGATTCGGCATGGAAAAACGCGCGTGAGGAAGCGAGAAGCGCGGTAATACAAACCGGATTCGAAGCGTATGCTTCGGATATAAGTCCGGAATGCGTAAAGCTGACGGAAGAAAATATACGCCGCGCGGGAATGCAGAAAAACATAAAGGCATTTTGCCAGGATGCGCTTAAAATCGAAACCGGAGGACGGCGCGGCACTATTGTATGCAACCCGCCTTACGGCGAAAGGCTGATGAGCGTGAGCGAAGCAGAAAAGCTTTATTCAGATATGGGGCACGCGTTCTCCGCTTCCGCGCTCGGAAGCTGGCAGATATATGTGATAACATCGTGTGAGGACTTCGAAAGGCTTTTCGGACGCCGGGCAGATAAAAAGCGCAGACTGTATAACGGAATGATCAAATGCACATATTATCAGTTTTTCCGTTCTCCCGCATCTAAAATGGCGCCGGGTGCCCTGAAATAA
- a CDS encoding gfo/Idh/MocA family oxidoreductase, with translation MDTAQKTKVAVIGLGNRGYGELSLLLLMDDVDIVGVCDLYEDRAEAGRALVEQQRGYSPFCTTDYRRVLEIPGLKAIVTPSSWRSHIGICIDAMNAGIYAATEVGGAYSLDSCWELVKTYERTGIPCMLLENCCYGREEMTVLNMVKNELFGELVHASGAYQHDLRYEVTHGQENRHYRLRNFSNRNAELYPTHELGPISKWLDINRGNRMLSLVSIASKSTGIQSYVKEKLPAEHPVQGKKFTQGDIVTTIIKCSRGETIMLEHGTSLPRPYSRANRLQGTKGIYMEDKNYGIFIDGMSPKEEVWEHLTDYYDRYEHPLWMQYRVDGVKAGHGGMDYLVLRAFIEAVQSGTDTPIDTYDTASWMAVSILSENSIAMGGHPVAVPDFTNGLWMERAPAVRSKYCLNEVCEEYFEFLKKN, from the coding sequence ATGGATACTGCACAAAAGACAAAGGTTGCCGTAATAGGTCTCGGAAACAGAGGCTACGGCGAATTATCGCTTCTGCTTTTAATGGACGATGTAGATATCGTCGGAGTGTGCGACCTTTACGAGGATCGGGCCGAGGCCGGGAGGGCACTCGTGGAACAACAACGGGGATATTCGCCTTTTTGCACCACGGATTACAGGCGTGTGCTTGAGATACCCGGGCTTAAGGCGATCGTGACGCCGTCGTCATGGCGCAGCCATATCGGGATCTGTATTGACGCTATGAACGCCGGAATATACGCCGCGACAGAGGTCGGCGGAGCGTATTCGCTCGATTCCTGCTGGGAGCTGGTCAAGACATATGAAAGAACCGGCATTCCTTGCATGCTGCTTGAAAATTGCTGTTACGGACGTGAAGAAATGACCGTACTCAACATGGTTAAAAATGAACTTTTCGGAGAGCTTGTCCATGCCTCCGGCGCGTATCAGCACGATCTTCGCTATGAAGTTACCCACGGGCAGGAAAACAGGCATTACAGGCTCCGCAATTTCAGCAATAGAAACGCCGAGCTGTATCCGACTCATGAGCTTGGACCGATCTCAAAGTGGCTTGATATCAATCGCGGCAACAGAATGCTTTCGCTCGTTTCCATAGCATCCAAAAGCACAGGAATACAGAGCTATGTAAAAGAAAAGCTTCCGGCGGAGCATCCCGTACAAGGGAAGAAATTTACCCAGGGAGATATAGTAACAACAATTATTAAATGCTCGCGCGGAGAGACGATCATGCTTGAGCACGGCACAAGCCTGCCGCGTCCTTATTCGAGGGCAAACCGCCTTCAAGGTACTAAGGGCATATACATGGAGGATAAAAACTACGGCATATTTATAGACGGCATGAGTCCGAAGGAAGAGGTCTGGGAGCATTTGACCGATTATTACGACAGATACGAGCATCCGCTTTGGATGCAATACCGCGTAGACGGAGTTAAAGCAGGGCACGGGGGAATGGATTATCTCGTGCTTCGCGCATTCATCGAGGCGGTTCAGTCCGGAACGGACACACCGATAGATACATATGATACCGCGTCATGGATGGCCGTAAGCATATTATCGGAAAATTCTATTGCAATGGGCGGACACCCTGTCGCCGTACCGGATTTCACGAACGGACTATGGATGGAAAGAGCTCCGGCGGTTAGGAGCAAATACTGCCTCAACGAAGTGTGCGAGGAGTATTTTGAGTTTCTGAAGAAGAACTGA